The Anaerolineales bacterium DNA segment TCCACGTACGCCCGTTCCGTGCGCCGCATCACACCATCTCCAACGCCGGTTTGGTGGGCGGTGGCAACTGGCCGCGGCCGGGGGAGATCTCGCTCGCCCATCGCGGCGTGCTCTTCCTGGACGAGCTGCCCGAGTTCGGCATGCGCGTCCTCGAAGTGCTGCGCCAGCCGATGGAGGACAAGGTGGTGACCATCAGCCGGGCGCGCGGCTCGTCTTCCTTCCCGGCCAACTTCATGCTCGTGGGGGCGATGAACCCCTGTCCCTGCGGCTACTACGGCGACGTGCAGCGGGAATGCACTTGCTCCAGCGCCACGGTCACGCGCTACCAGAAGCGCATCTCGGGTCCGCTGCTGGACCGCATCGACATCCACGTCGAGGTGCCGCGGGTGGATTTCGACAAACTGACCGACGACCGCACGGGCGAACCCTCCGAAATCGTGCGCGCCCGCGTGGAGTCCGCCCGGGCTGTCCAGCGCCGGCGCTTTCGCGGAACGGAAATCACCTGCAACGCCGACATGGGCCCGGGCGACGTGCTGCGTTTCTGCGAATTGGACGATCCCGGCCGCCTGCTCGTGCGCCAGGCGATGCAGCAGATGCAGCTCTCGGCGCGGGCCTATCACCGCGTGCTCAAGCTGGCACGCTCGATCGCCGATCTGGAAGGCGCGGCGGACATCCGGACCTCGCACCTGGCCGAGGGGCTGCAGTACCGGCCGCGGGAAGGGGATTGAGGAAATTTGTGATTAATAAAGATGCAGAGTCGAATCGACTGAGGAATATGGCCACAGATTCCATCAGCAATGGAGTCAATCTTGTGAACCCCACCATTCTTCCCACGCATCGGCATCAATATCAAATTCCTGGCCTGTGATTTCCGTCAAGGTGCTGGCGACACTTTGCGCGTAGTTCTCGTCTACGTTCATACTCAAATACAATCGTAACTTCTCGATCAGGGCTGGCACTGCATCAATTGCTTCTGGCCCCAGGTCGTAGAGTGCGCGCTCAGCTTCGATGCTTTTGCAGCTAAGTGGGAGTAGAGCTTCTGTCAAGATGGGAATGATGTCTGCAGCGAATTCTTTCTCTTCGTTGGCGAGATCGCCCAATGCGAGCGCGGCAGCGGCGCCGGCGTTGTACCAGCACTGGGTCGTCGCATGGTCGTTTTCAACTGCGGGTATGAGAATGGCGACCATGTCACTCGTTTCTATACCCGCGGCTCTCGCTTCCGGGCTGATCGTGATCCAGGCAGTCTCCAAGCGCACTTCCACATCCGAATCCACAATTCCCGCCAGCAAGGCTGGCTTACCCCAGATCTGGAGCATGTTTCTGACCAATCCCTCAGAGATGATTTCGTAGAACGGAGCGCCGCTGGGCTCTTTGGCGCACCCGGCATATAAAAAGTAAGGTGTGCCGGTGGATACCGAAAAGGGATCGGGATTCAAGGTGGGACACCCTTCGGCAGAGAAGCTCATTTGAACTGTTGCTGTAGCGCCAGAATAACACTTGCCTGCACTTCCATAATCTGAGCTTTTTGACCTGGATGTGAACTCGATGGTCAGCGTGGCATCACATGCTTCGCCGGGCTTTACAGCCTGGAGGCCCATCCTGCCCAGCAAGCGGGAGGCAGTATCATCGACTGCCT contains these protein-coding regions:
- a CDS encoding ATP-binding protein; translated protein: HVRPFRAPHHTISNAGLVGGGNWPRPGEISLAHRGVLFLDELPEFGMRVLEVLRQPMEDKVVTISRARGSSSFPANFMLVGAMNPCPCGYYGDVQRECTCSSATVTRYQKRISGPLLDRIDIHVEVPRVDFDKLTDDRTGEPSEIVRARVESARAVQRRRFRGTEITCNADMGPGDVLRFCELDDPGRLLVRQAMQQMQLSARAYHRVLKLARSIADLEGAADIRTSHLAEGLQYRPREGD